One stretch of Microbacterium terrae DNA includes these proteins:
- the hisS gene encoding histidine--tRNA ligase, which yields MRDFLPADKARRERVLAVIRERYRAHGFDEIETPVVEEYGRLHAGIGGDNEKLAYNVLKRGLDAEAIRAAADDPASLTDLGLRYDLTVPLARFYATNRGQLPTVFRSVQIAPVWRAERPQKGRYRQFVQCDIDIIGDASARAEAELIVATLDTLDALKLAGASVRINDRRVLDWMLDTFGFAVDERPGVLITIDKLDKIGPVGVAAELRDRGATTAAVDAFEAFLTRPMTLEFHPYGEAQIRKLLPQGAPDEIVAHLVGIGQAVVAARPGGDGIPLAFDPFLVRGMGYYTGTIFELAHPSVDYSLGGGGRYDGMIGRFLGQDVAAVGFSIGFERIVDLVSADETEGPAAVVLVHDRDVPVHELVAVKAALVASGSRVRLETRTKNLKALLERAAADGYTAFATVGAGTTAATLEVKPLA from the coding sequence ATGCGCGACTTCCTCCCCGCTGACAAGGCTCGTCGCGAGCGCGTGCTCGCCGTCATCCGCGAGCGCTACCGTGCGCACGGCTTCGACGAGATCGAGACTCCCGTCGTCGAGGAGTACGGGCGCCTGCATGCCGGAATCGGCGGCGACAACGAGAAGCTCGCGTACAACGTGCTCAAGCGCGGTCTCGACGCGGAGGCCATCCGCGCGGCCGCCGACGATCCCGCGTCGCTGACCGACCTCGGCCTGCGCTACGACCTCACCGTTCCGCTCGCGCGCTTCTACGCCACCAATCGCGGGCAGCTGCCCACCGTGTTCCGTTCGGTGCAGATCGCGCCGGTGTGGCGCGCCGAGCGCCCCCAGAAGGGCCGCTACCGCCAGTTCGTGCAGTGCGACATCGACATCATCGGCGATGCCTCGGCACGCGCCGAGGCGGAGCTGATCGTCGCCACCCTCGACACGCTCGATGCCCTGAAGCTCGCCGGTGCATCGGTGCGCATCAACGACCGCCGCGTGCTCGACTGGATGCTCGACACCTTCGGCTTCGCCGTCGACGAGCGCCCGGGCGTGCTCATCACCATCGACAAGCTCGACAAGATCGGGCCCGTCGGGGTGGCCGCCGAGCTGCGCGACCGTGGCGCGACGACGGCTGCGGTCGATGCGTTCGAAGCCTTCCTCACCCGCCCGATGACGCTGGAGTTCCACCCCTACGGCGAGGCGCAGATCCGCAAGCTCCTGCCGCAGGGCGCACCCGACGAGATCGTCGCGCACCTCGTCGGCATCGGCCAGGCCGTGGTCGCCGCACGCCCCGGCGGCGACGGCATCCCGCTCGCGTTCGACCCGTTCCTGGTGCGCGGGATGGGGTACTACACCGGCACGATCTTCGAGCTCGCCCACCCGTCGGTGGACTATTCGCTCGGCGGCGGCGGTCGCTACGACGGGATGATCGGCCGCTTCCTCGGCCAGGATGTCGCGGCGGTCGGATTCTCGATCGGATTCGAGCGCATCGTCGACCTCGTCTCCGCCGACGAGACCGAGGGTCCCGCTGCAGTGGTGCTCGTGCACGATCGCGACGTGCCGGTGCACGAGCTCGTCGCGGTGAAGGCCGCCCTCGTCGCGTCGGGGTCGCGTGTCCGGCTCGAGACGCGCACCAAGAACCTCAAGGCGCTGCTCGAGCGCGCTGCGGCCGACGGGTACACCGCGTTCGCGACGGTGGGGGCGGGCACGACCGCAGCGACGCTTGAGGTCAAGCCGCTGGCGTGA
- a CDS encoding YdeI/OmpD-associated family protein, with product MSLRLRTVLQPFGPAAAIVLSDEQVASLGGGKRAAVQVTIGGASAPLRLGVMDGANVIGLSKAARAGLGVGIGDEVDVEIALDTAERVVDVPDDLAAALDAAPGARAAFDALSYTRRKELARGVADAKRAETREKRIAAALDAVAP from the coding sequence ATGAGCCTCCGTTTACGCACCGTCCTCCAGCCCTTCGGTCCCGCCGCGGCCATCGTGCTCAGCGATGAGCAGGTGGCGTCCCTCGGCGGCGGCAAACGCGCCGCTGTGCAGGTGACGATCGGCGGCGCATCCGCTCCGCTGCGGCTCGGCGTCATGGACGGCGCCAATGTGATCGGCCTGTCGAAGGCTGCGCGCGCGGGTCTCGGCGTCGGGATCGGCGACGAGGTCGACGTCGAGATCGCCCTCGACACGGCGGAGCGCGTCGTCGACGTGCCCGACGATCTCGCCGCGGCGCTGGATGCCGCACCGGGGGCGAGGGCGGCTTTCGACGCGCTCTCGTACACGCGCCGCAAGGAGCTCGCCCGTGGCGTCGCCGACGCGAAGCGCGCCGAGACGCGGGAGAAGCGCATCGCCGCGGCCCTGGACGCCGTCGCGCCCTGA
- a CDS encoding DUF1648 domain-containing protein, producing the protein MPDRHPTRTANPHTVGRFIAVAIVAPVALAVIAVAVQLMVLPYVPEVIATHWNGAGVADGFAPSWFTPLMTAVLGAGIPGLIALCALPGLRRGDRGASYRFLGAISAGTAALMVVLLTWTLVIQIDVVDPATVALPFWPAGVAVFAVAILAGVAAWFAQPHDYPDPGSAPAAEPLSISPGERAVWMRHTSIARGGVVAISLAVLATLGIAVGAWLVAADPAVAWILTGTTVLLIALAATTVTFHVRIDETGLSVDSALGLPRFRVPLDQIERASAVEVNPLGEFGGWGMRWSVDGRFGVVLRRGPGIEVERRGKRRFVVTVDDATTGAALLEGLLARDAQADAR; encoded by the coding sequence ATGCCTGACCGCCACCCCACCCGCACGGCGAACCCGCACACGGTCGGCCGGTTCATCGCCGTCGCGATCGTCGCGCCGGTCGCGCTCGCCGTCATCGCCGTGGCCGTCCAGCTCATGGTCCTCCCGTACGTGCCGGAGGTCATCGCGACGCACTGGAACGGTGCGGGCGTCGCCGACGGCTTCGCGCCGTCGTGGTTCACGCCCCTGATGACCGCGGTGCTGGGTGCGGGCATCCCGGGTCTGATCGCGCTGTGCGCGCTGCCGGGACTGCGCCGAGGCGACCGCGGCGCGAGTTATCGCTTCCTCGGGGCGATCTCGGCGGGCACCGCCGCGCTCATGGTGGTGCTCCTCACCTGGACCCTCGTCATCCAGATCGACGTCGTCGATCCGGCGACCGTCGCCCTGCCGTTCTGGCCCGCCGGGGTGGCCGTGTTCGCCGTGGCGATCCTCGCCGGCGTCGCCGCATGGTTCGCGCAGCCGCACGACTACCCGGATCCGGGGTCGGCGCCGGCCGCGGAGCCGTTGTCCATCTCACCCGGGGAGCGCGCCGTCTGGATGAGGCACACCTCCATCGCCCGGGGCGGCGTCGTCGCCATCAGTCTCGCGGTGCTCGCCACCCTCGGGATCGCCGTGGGCGCCTGGCTCGTGGCAGCCGACCCCGCGGTGGCATGGATCCTCACCGGCACCACGGTGCTGCTGATCGCGCTGGCGGCGACCACCGTCACCTTCCACGTGCGCATCGACGAGACGGGCCTGTCGGTCGACTCCGCACTCGGCCTGCCGCGGTTCCGCGTGCCGCTCGACCAGATCGAGCGCGCATCCGCCGTCGAGGTGAACCCGCTCGGGGAGTTCGGCGGCTGGGGCATGCGGTGGAGCGTCGACGGGCGGTTCGGCGTCGTTCTGCGCCGCGGCCCGGGGATCGAGGTCGAGCGCCGCGGGAAGAGGCGATTCGTCGTGACGGTCGACGACGCCACGACCGGAGCTGCTCTGCTCGAGGGTCTCCTCGCCCGCGACGCGCAGGCGGACGCACGATGA
- a CDS encoding MazG family protein, giving the protein MTAHEALGEAAETMRAVRDRCVWTQQIDHRALVPYLVEESAELIDAVEAGDRADLREELGDLLWQVLFHAEIASRDDIDPFDIDDVARGLTEKMVRRHPHVFADAVATTPEEVLVHWNAAKAAEKSARSSVLDGVSHHMPSLALAQKVLGKAAGVGVGLDLAEAVAAAEAIAADEPDVLPETEEDLGETLLGLVAVARAKGWDAERALRTAIRAIEAEVRAAES; this is encoded by the coding sequence ATGACCGCCCACGAGGCGCTGGGCGAGGCCGCCGAGACGATGCGCGCCGTGCGCGACCGCTGCGTGTGGACGCAGCAGATCGACCATCGCGCGCTCGTGCCGTACCTCGTCGAGGAGAGCGCTGAGCTCATCGACGCGGTCGAGGCGGGTGACCGCGCCGACCTGCGCGAGGAGCTCGGCGACCTGCTCTGGCAGGTGCTGTTCCACGCCGAGATCGCCTCGCGCGACGACATCGACCCGTTCGACATCGACGACGTCGCCCGGGGGCTCACCGAGAAGATGGTGCGGCGGCATCCGCACGTCTTCGCCGACGCCGTCGCGACGACGCCCGAAGAGGTGCTCGTGCACTGGAACGCGGCGAAGGCCGCCGAGAAGTCCGCGCGCTCCAGCGTGCTCGACGGGGTGTCGCATCACATGCCGTCGCTCGCCCTGGCCCAGAAGGTGCTCGGCAAGGCTGCGGGTGTCGGGGTCGGACTCGACCTCGCGGAGGCAGTCGCGGCTGCGGAGGCCATCGCCGCCGACGAGCCCGACGTGCTCCCGGAGACCGAAGAGGACCTCGGCGAGACGCTCCTGGGGCTCGTGGCGGTCGCTCGCGCGAAGGGCTGGGACGCCGAGCGGGCCCTGCGCACCGCCATCCGGGCCATCGAGGCCGAGGTCCGCGCCGCGGAGTCGTAG
- a CDS encoding phosphoenolpyruvate carboxylase, with translation MREPTPTEAIDLVGRYEAEQNIPEQMRADVRLLGSLLGQVLRESGSAGLYDDVERLRVATIHAYTDETPEAFARAAEIADSFSLQRADEVARAFTVYFHLANLAEEHQRVRILRGRDGRPDRENAGDSVAAAFVHLAAEVGDETALSRLQSLRFHPVFTAHPTEARRRAVSTSIRRLVDLLEEHDAALRNGADERRAERRMLEEVDTLWRTAPLRPEKPSPTDEVRAVMAVFDDTLYTAVPHVYRRVDDALQGPAAGSRAPVVRPFVRVGSWVGGDRDGNPFVTSSVTRKAAKIASEHVLLGLERTTSRIGRTLTLDAASTPPTPALLALWQRLSAADEDAAADIAKRSPDEHHRRILLLLARRIEATRLRNADLAYRDPEHLLADLRIVQDALVQAGAPRQAYGHLQQLIWQVETYGFHLAELEVRQHSAVHAKVLAELDSGAEPSELAREVLDVFRSIAFLQDRYGPRAAGRYIVSFTQSAQDLANVHRLARYAVGADGTPPVLDVIPLFETFADLQAAPAILAEIVEHPEFAARLAATGKRLEVMLGYSDSSKDVGPVAANLALYEAQALIAAWAQESGIELTLFHGRGGALGRGGGPANSAILAQPPHSVDGRFKLTEQGEVIFARYGDPAIAMRHIDQVAAAILLASSPANERRNRAAAEKYADVAATMDTASRERFFSLVKAPGFAPWFAQVTPMEELGLLALGSRPARRGLSVESLEDLRAIPWVFAWTQARINLAGWFGLGTALEAVGDEETVQRAYQEWPLFRTLIDNVAMSLAKADDRIARHYLELGDRDDLAALVRDEMTLTRDWVIRATGGTELLGNKPVLQRAVKMRSPYVDALSLLQLRALRGLRDAAVEGSPVDPELQRLLLLSVSGVAAGLQNTG, from the coding sequence ATGCGCGAACCCACCCCCACCGAGGCGATCGACCTGGTCGGCCGCTACGAGGCCGAGCAGAACATCCCCGAGCAGATGCGCGCCGACGTGCGCCTGCTGGGCTCCCTCCTCGGGCAGGTGCTGCGCGAGAGCGGCTCAGCGGGGCTGTACGACGACGTGGAGCGACTGCGCGTCGCCACGATCCATGCGTACACCGACGAGACGCCGGAGGCGTTCGCCCGGGCGGCCGAGATCGCCGACTCGTTCAGCCTGCAGCGCGCCGACGAGGTGGCGCGGGCGTTCACCGTGTACTTCCACCTCGCGAACCTCGCCGAGGAGCACCAGCGCGTGCGCATCCTGCGCGGACGAGACGGCCGCCCCGACCGCGAGAACGCCGGCGACTCGGTGGCCGCAGCATTCGTCCACCTCGCAGCCGAGGTCGGCGACGAGACGGCGCTCTCGCGCCTGCAGTCGCTGCGCTTCCACCCGGTCTTCACCGCGCATCCCACTGAGGCACGCCGCCGCGCCGTCTCGACGAGCATCCGCCGCCTCGTCGACCTGCTCGAGGAGCACGACGCAGCACTGCGCAACGGCGCCGACGAGCGCCGCGCCGAGCGCCGCATGCTGGAAGAGGTCGACACGCTCTGGCGCACGGCGCCGCTGCGGCCGGAGAAGCCGTCGCCCACCGACGAGGTGCGCGCCGTCATGGCCGTGTTCGACGACACCCTCTACACCGCGGTGCCGCACGTCTACCGCCGCGTCGACGACGCCCTCCAGGGACCCGCCGCCGGCAGCCGCGCCCCCGTCGTCCGCCCGTTCGTGCGTGTCGGGTCGTGGGTCGGCGGCGACCGCGACGGCAACCCCTTCGTCACCTCATCGGTCACCCGCAAGGCCGCGAAGATCGCGAGCGAGCACGTGCTCCTCGGTCTCGAGCGCACGACGAGCCGCATCGGCCGCACGCTGACGCTCGACGCCGCGAGCACCCCGCCCACTCCGGCGCTCCTCGCGCTCTGGCAGCGGCTGTCCGCCGCCGACGAGGATGCCGCGGCCGACATCGCCAAGCGGTCGCCCGACGAGCACCACCGCCGCATCCTGCTCCTGCTCGCCCGCCGCATCGAGGCCACCCGACTGCGCAACGCCGACCTCGCCTACCGCGACCCCGAGCACCTGCTCGCCGATCTGCGCATCGTGCAGGACGCGCTCGTCCAGGCCGGCGCACCGCGTCAGGCGTACGGCCACCTCCAGCAGCTGATCTGGCAGGTCGAGACCTACGGCTTCCACCTCGCCGAGCTCGAGGTTCGCCAGCACTCCGCCGTCCACGCGAAGGTGCTCGCCGAGCTCGACTCGGGCGCCGAGCCGTCGGAGCTCGCCCGGGAGGTGCTCGACGTCTTCCGCTCGATCGCCTTCCTGCAGGATCGGTACGGACCGCGCGCCGCAGGACGCTACATCGTCTCGTTCACCCAGTCGGCGCAGGACCTCGCGAACGTGCACCGCCTCGCCCGGTACGCCGTGGGCGCCGACGGCACCCCGCCGGTGCTCGATGTGATCCCGCTGTTCGAGACGTTCGCCGACCTCCAGGCGGCGCCCGCGATCCTCGCCGAGATCGTCGAGCATCCCGAGTTCGCCGCCCGCCTCGCAGCCACCGGCAAGCGACTCGAGGTCATGCTCGGCTACTCCGACTCGTCGAAGGACGTCGGGCCGGTCGCTGCGAACCTCGCGCTCTACGAGGCGCAGGCCCTCATCGCGGCGTGGGCTCAGGAGTCGGGCATCGAGCTCACCCTCTTCCACGGTCGCGGCGGCGCTCTCGGCCGCGGCGGCGGACCCGCGAACTCCGCGATCCTCGCGCAGCCGCCGCACTCCGTCGACGGCCGCTTCAAGCTCACCGAGCAGGGTGAGGTGATCTTCGCCCGCTACGGCGACCCGGCCATCGCGATGCGCCACATCGACCAGGTGGCCGCGGCGATCCTCCTCGCCTCCTCCCCCGCCAACGAGCGGCGCAACCGGGCCGCTGCCGAGAAGTACGCCGACGTGGCCGCGACGATGGACACGGCATCCCGCGAGCGCTTCTTCTCGCTCGTGAAGGCGCCCGGATTCGCGCCGTGGTTCGCCCAGGTGACCCCCATGGAGGAGCTCGGGCTGCTCGCCCTCGGCTCGCGTCCCGCCCGACGCGGACTCTCCGTCGAATCGCTCGAAGACCTGCGCGCGATCCCGTGGGTGTTCGCGTGGACGCAGGCGCGCATCAACCTGGCCGGCTGGTTCGGCCTCGGCACCGCGCTCGAGGCCGTCGGCGACGAGGAGACCGTGCAGCGGGCCTACCAGGAGTGGCCGCTGTTCCGCACGCTCATCGACAACGTGGCGATGAGCCTCGCCAAGGCCGACGACCGCATCGCCCGCCACTACCTCGAACTCGGCGACCGCGACGACCTCGCCGCGCTCGTGCGCGACGAGATGACCCTCACGCGCGACTGGGTGATCCGGGCGACCGGGGGCACCGAGCTGCTCGGCAACAAGCCCGTGCTCCAGCGCGCGGTCAAGATGCGCAGTCCCTACGTCGATGCGCTGTCGCTGCTGCAGCTGCGCGCACTGCGAGGCCTCCGCGACGCCGCCGTCGAGGGATCGCCGGTCGACCCCGAGCTGCAGCGCCTGCTCCTGCTCTCGGTCTCCGGTGTGGCGGCCGGTCTGCAGAACACCGGCTGA
- a CDS encoding GntR family transcriptional regulator: MLLRIDTASDEALFLQVAASIRADAAAGRVRPGDRLPAAREVADALGINVHTVLHAYQELRDEGLLDIRRGRGAVVTSAADNLASLRDEVAVLVRSAQAKGVSPDVLAAIVKEFSSDA; encoded by the coding sequence ATGCTCCTTCGCATCGACACCGCCAGCGACGAGGCCCTGTTCCTCCAGGTCGCCGCGTCGATCCGTGCGGATGCCGCGGCGGGACGCGTGCGCCCCGGCGATCGGCTGCCGGCAGCGCGCGAGGTCGCCGACGCTCTCGGCATCAATGTGCACACCGTGCTCCACGCCTATCAGGAGCTGCGTGACGAGGGGCTGCTCGACATCCGTCGTGGGCGCGGCGCCGTGGTCACATCGGCGGCCGACAACCTCGCCTCCCTGCGCGACGAGGTGGCCGTGCTCGTCCGCTCAGCCCAGGCGAAGGGCGTCTCGCCCGACGTGCTCGCCGCAATCGTGAAGGAGTTCTCCTCAGATGCCTGA
- a CDS encoding SGNH/GDSL hydrolase family protein, giving the protein MRRNQEALRTIGVLGGIAAAVGGAVFVGARWGLPHQAAVARRRIGKPLGEEALDADRVWRRALGGDPIELLVLGDSIAAGLGAERRKDTLGGRLAKAVARRTGRPVRLRTAAVVGSESSALDGQIDALPAGYRPDIAVIVVGGNDVTHRVPVSESTAHLAKAISRVRGRGAEVVVGTCPDLGALRPVPQPLRTLGSRLSRQLAEAQAEAARASGARVVSLGRAVGPFFISQPDEMFSLDRFHPSALGYRRTAEVLLPPVLAALASAARDAAPPSDAAASEPVSASSPG; this is encoded by the coding sequence ATGAGGCGGAATCAGGAGGCGCTGCGCACGATCGGGGTGCTCGGCGGCATCGCCGCAGCGGTGGGGGGTGCGGTGTTCGTCGGGGCGCGCTGGGGGCTGCCGCACCAGGCCGCCGTCGCGCGCCGCCGGATCGGCAAGCCCCTCGGCGAGGAGGCGCTCGACGCCGACCGGGTCTGGCGTCGGGCGCTCGGCGGCGACCCGATCGAGCTGCTCGTGCTCGGCGACTCGATCGCTGCCGGCCTCGGGGCGGAGCGGCGCAAGGACACGCTCGGCGGGCGCCTCGCGAAGGCCGTCGCCCGGAGGACCGGCCGCCCGGTGCGGCTGCGCACGGCAGCCGTCGTCGGGTCGGAGTCGTCGGCGCTCGACGGCCAGATCGACGCCCTCCCGGCGGGCTACCGCCCCGACATCGCGGTCATCGTGGTCGGCGGCAACGACGTCACGCACCGGGTGCCGGTGTCGGAGTCGACCGCCCACCTCGCGAAGGCGATCAGCCGCGTGCGCGGGCGCGGTGCCGAGGTGGTGGTGGGCACGTGCCCCGACCTCGGGGCGCTGCGGCCGGTCCCGCAGCCGCTGCGTACCCTCGGCTCCCGGCTCTCTCGTCAACTCGCCGAGGCGCAGGCGGAGGCCGCCCGCGCGTCCGGCGCGCGCGTGGTGTCGCTCGGCCGCGCCGTCGGCCCGTTCTTCATCTCGCAGCCGGATGAGATGTTCAGCCTCGACCGATTCCACCCGAGCGCCCTCGGCTACCGCCGCACCGCGGAGGTCCTGCTGCCGCCAGTGCTCGCCGCGCTCGCGTCAGCGGCGCGAGATGCGGCGCCGCCGTCCGATGCGGCGGCATCGGAGCCGGTCAGCGCGTCGTCGCCTGGGTGA
- a CDS encoding PaaI family thioesterase has translation MQITPRRLALGMSLWAPNLWSGIRIRRFADDWTSATVELHVNLITRNYVKTAFGGSMSAMTDPYFFMLVMHQLGRDYVVWDTRGEIEFVKPGRGVLTARFTVPREKAEELRERARGGAKVLAWFETEITDAAGDVVARVRREVYVREKRRVTQATTR, from the coding sequence ATGCAGATCACCCCCCGACGCCTGGCCCTCGGCATGAGCCTGTGGGCGCCGAACCTGTGGAGCGGCATCCGGATCAGGAGGTTCGCCGACGACTGGACGAGCGCGACGGTCGAGCTGCACGTGAACCTGATCACCCGCAACTACGTGAAGACGGCGTTCGGCGGCTCGATGTCGGCCATGACGGACCCTTACTTCTTCATGCTCGTCATGCACCAGCTCGGGCGCGACTACGTGGTCTGGGACACCCGGGGCGAGATCGAGTTCGTCAAGCCCGGACGCGGCGTGCTGACGGCGCGGTTCACCGTGCCGCGCGAGAAGGCCGAGGAGCTGCGGGAGCGCGCCCGCGGCGGCGCGAAGGTGCTCGCGTGGTTCGAGACGGAGATCACGGATGCCGCCGGCGACGTCGTCGCGCGCGTGCGGCGCGAGGTGTATGTGCGCGAGAAGCGGCGCGTCACCCAGGCGACGACGCGCTGA
- a CDS encoding CPBP family intramembrane glutamic endopeptidase yields MTGAPASPVPGGGTAVRPAWPAIAAFVLLACGMAWLVALPLWLSPDGLASALTPVLLPAMMLTPTLAMLIVVFAFRVPRIGRLRFLGMWPLRPAGRFVGLMLAGLFGPMIVVAGVIAVAAALGLVQLDLVSFSGFAEQLAAAVPAGTPMPAVGALVALQLLALPFGALINSFLAAGEELGWRGWLLPALLPLGTWPALLVSGAVWGLWHAPVILLGYNFARPDLGGLALMVGGCVAWGVLLGWLRLRSASVWPAVIAHGSLNAVAGLILILVAAGESIDMAIVGPLGVVAWIVIAAVTGLLALAGQFRPARLHAPAQVAPRHPSSRRS; encoded by the coding sequence ATGACCGGCGCCCCGGCGTCGCCCGTGCCCGGAGGCGGCACCGCGGTCCGCCCCGCCTGGCCGGCGATCGCGGCGTTCGTCCTCCTGGCATGCGGGATGGCGTGGCTCGTCGCCCTCCCGCTCTGGCTCTCGCCCGACGGGCTGGCGTCCGCGCTGACGCCCGTGCTGCTGCCAGCGATGATGCTCACCCCGACCCTGGCGATGCTCATCGTCGTTTTCGCGTTCCGCGTGCCGCGCATCGGCCGCCTGCGGTTCCTCGGGATGTGGCCGCTCAGGCCGGCGGGTCGGTTCGTCGGACTCATGCTCGCAGGGCTCTTCGGACCGATGATCGTCGTCGCCGGGGTGATCGCCGTGGCTGCGGCACTCGGCCTCGTCCAGCTCGACCTCGTGTCGTTCTCGGGCTTCGCCGAGCAGCTCGCGGCCGCGGTTCCCGCCGGCACGCCGATGCCCGCGGTGGGAGCGCTCGTCGCGCTCCAGCTCCTCGCCCTCCCCTTCGGCGCGCTGATCAACAGCTTCCTCGCCGCGGGGGAGGAGCTCGGCTGGCGCGGGTGGCTGCTTCCGGCGCTCCTCCCGCTCGGAACCTGGCCCGCACTCCTCGTCAGCGGTGCGGTGTGGGGTCTGTGGCATGCGCCCGTGATCCTCCTCGGCTACAACTTCGCCCGGCCCGACCTCGGCGGACTCGCCCTCATGGTCGGAGGATGCGTCGCATGGGGCGTTCTGCTCGGGTGGCTGCGGCTGCGGAGCGCTTCGGTGTGGCCGGCGGTCATCGCGCACGGCTCGCTCAACGCCGTCGCCGGCCTCATCCTGATCCTCGTCGCCGCCGGCGAGAGCATCGACATGGCGATCGTCGGGCCCCTCGGCGTGGTCGCCTGGATCGTGATCGCGGCGGTGACGGGGCTGCTCGCGCTCGCCGGTCAGTTCCGGCCGGCGCGCCTGCACGCTCCCGCGCAGGTCGCGCCACGGCATCCGTCGTCCCGACGCTCTTGA
- the nhaA gene encoding Na+/H+ antiporter NhaA: protein MSLLRSERFPAIVLLIAAAAGLIVANTAAGPAVDEVMHAYVGIPGVFELSVSHWIKDGLLAVFFFVVAVELQYELTNGQLNSMRKAIQPAIAAAGGVIVPIIVYLLIAGGSDAVDGWPIPTATDIAFALGVLAVFGKGLPSALRIFLLALAILDDIVGIVFIAVLFTSDVNIGMLALAALAVVVFGVLSRTLNRGNRWVVGTLLVVIAIAAWVLTYLSGVHATIAGVALGLAMAQRPALHTRHTLEPWVNGVVLPIFAFSAALVVIPSVSPSELSPAFWGVLVALPVGKIIGITLAGWVSLRVGGAGAAPHLSFADLLAAGALGGIGFTVSLLLSELAFTDAPELRDQATLGVVAGSLISLVLAGVLVSWRAAHHRRRAATEVSA, encoded by the coding sequence ATGTCCCTGCTTCGCTCCGAACGCTTCCCTGCGATCGTCCTCCTCATCGCCGCCGCCGCCGGCCTCATCGTCGCCAACACGGCGGCAGGCCCGGCAGTCGACGAGGTGATGCACGCCTACGTCGGCATCCCGGGGGTGTTCGAACTCTCGGTCTCGCACTGGATCAAGGACGGCCTGCTGGCCGTGTTCTTCTTCGTGGTGGCCGTCGAACTGCAGTACGAGCTCACCAACGGCCAGCTCAACTCGATGCGCAAGGCGATCCAGCCCGCGATCGCCGCCGCCGGCGGCGTGATCGTGCCGATCATCGTGTACCTCCTGATCGCCGGCGGTTCCGACGCCGTCGACGGCTGGCCCATCCCCACGGCGACCGACATCGCGTTCGCTCTCGGCGTGCTCGCCGTCTTCGGCAAAGGCCTGCCCTCGGCGCTGCGCATCTTCCTCCTCGCCCTGGCGATCCTCGACGACATCGTCGGCATCGTGTTCATCGCGGTGCTGTTCACCAGCGACGTGAACATCGGGATGCTGGCGCTCGCGGCTCTCGCCGTGGTCGTGTTCGGCGTCCTCAGCCGTACGCTCAACCGCGGGAACCGCTGGGTCGTCGGCACGCTCCTCGTGGTGATCGCGATCGCGGCATGGGTGCTCACGTACCTCTCGGGCGTGCACGCCACGATCGCCGGCGTCGCCCTCGGCCTCGCCATGGCGCAGCGCCCCGCGCTTCACACCCGGCACACGCTCGAACCCTGGGTGAACGGCGTCGTGCTTCCGATCTTCGCGTTCTCGGCCGCACTCGTCGTGATCCCCTCGGTGTCGCCGTCCGAGCTGTCTCCGGCGTTCTGGGGCGTCCTGGTGGCGCTGCCGGTCGGCAAGATCATCGGCATCACGCTGGCCGGCTGGGTGTCGCTGCGGGTCGGCGGCGCAGGCGCCGCGCCGCACTTGAGCTTCGCCGATCTGCTGGCGGCCGGTGCGCTCGGCGGCATCGGGTTCACCGTCTCGCTGCTGCTGTCCGAGCTCGCCTTCACCGACGCGCCGGAGCTGCGCGATCAGGCGACCCTCGGCGTCGTCGCCGGGTCGCTGATCTCGCTGGTGCTGGCCGGGGTCCTCGTCTCGTGGCGCGCCGCGCACCACCGCAGGCGCGCCGCGACGGAGGTGTCCGCATGA
- a CDS encoding O-methyltransferase has protein sequence MSDPTPDLWRRVDAYLTDTLVGHDPVLEAAVADQRSAGLPSIEVAPVNGKLLHLLARISGARRVLEIGTLGAYSTIWMARGIPDDGRVVTIEAEARNAALARVNLERAGVGEKVEILVGRAADMLPQLEGGAPFDLVFIDADKESNTVYLDWAARLGRPGTVVIVDNIGRGGAVADPATENPQVIGTQRGLEMLGRDPRFDATALQTLDLKGYDGVALAVVV, from the coding sequence ATGTCCGACCCCACCCCCGACCTCTGGCGTCGCGTCGACGCCTACCTCACCGACACCCTCGTGGGCCACGATCCCGTGCTGGAGGCGGCGGTCGCCGACCAGCGCAGCGCCGGGCTGCCGTCGATCGAGGTGGCGCCGGTGAACGGCAAGCTCCTGCATCTCCTCGCCCGCATCAGCGGCGCCCGCCGGGTGCTCGAGATCGGCACGCTGGGGGCGTACTCCACGATCTGGATGGCGCGCGGCATCCCGGACGACGGACGCGTCGTTACGATCGAGGCGGAAGCCCGGAACGCGGCGCTCGCCCGGGTGAACCTCGAGCGCGCGGGCGTCGGCGAGAAGGTCGAGATCCTCGTCGGGCGGGCCGCCGACATGCTGCCCCAGCTCGAGGGCGGCGCGCCGTTCGACCTCGTCTTCATCGATGCCGACAAGGAGTCCAACACGGTCTACCTCGACTGGGCGGCGCGCCTCGGGCGCCCGGGCACCGTCGTGATCGTGGACAACATCGGCCGCGGGGGAGCGGTGGCCGACCCGGCGACGGAGAACCCGCAGGTGATCGGAACCCAGCGCGGCCTCGAGATGCTCGGCCGCGACCCGCGCTTCGACGCGACGGCGCTGCAGACGCTCGACCTCAAGGGATACGACGGGGTGGCGCTCGCCGTCGTCGTGTGA